The genome window GTCCCGGGGCGCCGCCGCCAGGGGCCGCCCGTCCTCGTCCAGGAAGGTCCCGTCGGTCCATCGCGCCTCAATGAAGCGACCGGTGCCGTCGTTGATCCAAAGGGCATCGGGCTCCCCAAACTCGATCACCTCGCCTGTGGCGCCGAGTTCGAAGCGGTTGGCCAGATCGGGGTCCGTGGTGGGACGGCCGTTCAAGGCGGTGACCACCGCCTGGCCGCCCTCCTGACGCAGCGTGAACTTCGCCGTCGGTTGGTCGAGAATGGTCGTGGGTCGAAAATGGGCGACGTAGAGATCGAGATCCCCATCGCCATCCACGTCCGCCAGGGCCATGGAAGTCGCCCCACGGCGTGTCCGCAGTCCCGCAGCGTCGGTCGCCTCGGTGAACCGTCCACGTCCGTCGTTGAGAAACAGTCGAGTGCCCCCGCCCAGGGCGTTGAGCAGCAGGTCCATGTCCCCGTCGCCATCCACGTCGGCAAAGGTCACCCCCGTGTGGTCGAAGGCGCCCGAGGGCAGCCGGAAATCCACTCCGGGGAACGCCGCGGTGGTGATGTCCTCAAACCGCCATTCGCCAAGATTCCGCACCAGTTGCGGCGCGACGTCCAGCCCGACGAACATCAGGTCGCACCAGCCGTCGCCATCCACATCGCCCAGCGCCACGCCGGATCCGGAAAGGAGATTGCGGTTGGTGAGCGACCGGTCGTCGGCCACCCGGTTGGTGAACGTGATGCCCAGCGCCGCCGCAGGCATCCGCGTGAATCCCGCCTCGCCAGTTCCTTCCGGGGTCACGCGCGCGTAACGGTTCGTCCCGAGGGAGACCCACTCCAAGGGAGCCGCCGCCGCGGCGACCGCTCCGAGAAGTCCCGCGAAGATCCAGCCCCGGATCCAAGGCCAAGGCCTCATGGCGCCGCCTCCAGGGAGCCGTCGGGTGAAATTCGCACGCGTGTCGCCCCGGACGGGACCGGAGACCGTGTCACGCGTCCTCCGGGCCATCGCACCTCGATCGCCGTGGGCGGCGCGGATGCCGTCAGCACCCGGGCCGGACTGTCCACCGACTGCCAGCCACTTCCCGCCTGCACCTCCTGTACCGGACCCGGCGCCCCGGCCGTCAGCAGCCGCATCGCGGCGCCGATCGCCGTGGGATTGGCCGGACCGCCCTTCAGTTGCACCCGGATCCCCGGGCGCCCGGACTCGTTCCGATACAGGCGGGTGGCACCGGCGTTCTGGGTGATGACCACGTCGGGCCTGCCATCGAGGTCATAGTCGGCCACGGCGACCGCCCGGGCGTCTCCCCATGCGTCCAGCCCGCTTTCGGAGGCGGGGACCGGACGCAACCGCCCCCGCCCGTCGCCCAGCAGCAGCAGGCCGCGTCCCGCATCCTGACGGCCCTCATCCGGCCGGCCGGGATAAAAGTTCTGGGCCAGCACGACATCCAGGTGTCCGTCGCCATCCGCATCCAGCAGCGCCACCCCGGTCACTGGCGACCATTGGGCTTCCCGCGGCAGCGGCACCACCTCGAACTGATCGCCCCGGTTGAGCAACACGGTCGTCGCAAACCATCGGGCCTCCAGGAACTCCGGTGGCAAGGGTGCCTTAATGGCCGCCAGCACTTGATCAAGATCAGCGGCGCCGAATGCCCCTCGGGTCGGGAAGGCATCCCGGAGCTGCGGCATCACCGCGAAGAGGGTGTCCGCCCGGCGCAGCGGGAATTGCCGGTCGCCAATGCGACAGCTCTCGATCAACTCCACAAGTCCGTTGCCATCGAAGTCCCCGAACGTCACCCGGCGGACGTTGTCCCGTGTCCAGCCGAAGTCGTCCGCGGGCGCCTTGGGCACGGGAAACCAGTTCCATCCGCGGTTGCCGGCGACCAGATCCATGCGTCCATCGCCATCCAGGTCGCCGGACGCCACCGAGGTCCACCAACCGGTCAGATCCTCGAGACGGCGGATTTCGGGAGGCAGTCCCGCTCCGGTCACTTCGGGATTCCAGGGATCCAACCGTCCGTTCTCGTTGCGGAACACCCGCAACGGTCCCCATTCGGCGGCCATAACCAAGTCGGGATCCCCGTCGGCATCCAGGTCGGAAAACACGGCACTGTTGATCAGGCCGAGGCGCTCGAACCGCTGCACCACCGTCAGCCGGCCGCCGTCCATGCGGAGCAGCAATGAGGGTGCCGGCTCCGGATACCTGCCGGCCACGGCGCGGCCACCGATGAACAGGTCCGGCACCCCGTCTCCGTCCACGTCCGCCTGCGCCAGCGGTCCCACGGCGAAGTCCGGTCCCAGCACGCTCTCGCCGCTGGCATTGCGGTCGAGATCCATCGCCCGCAGCGCCCCGCCGTTGGTCCGCCCATCCCGGTAGTTGCTGGAGCCGGCCACCACCATCCGGCCCGACACCAGCAGGGTGGTCAGGTCGCGGCCGACCGGCCGGGTGAGCACCGCGTTTGTCATCGGCACGAATCCGGTGGACGTGTTGTGGAATCCCGCCGGCGCGCCCCCGGCGCCGGTGCCGAGCAGGAGGTCGTCCCGCCCGTCCCCGTCCAGGTCCGCCCAGGTCGCTCCCGGTCCCGGATGGGCGAGACTCCAGGGAAGCAGCGGCTGGCGCTCGAAATCATTGAAGGGCGTCACCACCGATTCGTGGTGCAACTGCCGGGAGGCGTCACGGAACCGGGGCGGCCCAGCCGGCTCTGGCGCCGGCACCTCGGTGGCGTCCGGGCCCTCCACCACCTCGACCCGGGAGTTTGCGGGCACGTTGGCGAGCCGTGTCCGCCGCCCCGACGGCCAGGTGACTTCCACGGTGAGCCGGGACGCCATGCCGGCGGCGAACACCCGGACCGCCTCGTCGCCGCTGAGGTAGCGGCCACCGGACATGAGCACCTGGGATTGTTCCGCCACCGGGCCGCCCTCCACCCGGATCCGCGTCCCGATGCCTGCGGTGTTGCCGCCCGCCGCGCGGGCGCGCACCGCCAGTCTGGGCGCCGTGGCTTCATTGCGCAGGAGGGCTGGAGGGGCGTTGAGATTGTTCTGCACCACATCCAGATCCCCGTCGCCGTCGAGGTCCGCCAGGGCCATGCCGTGCGTCACGTTGCGGGCGTCGAATCCCCAGCGGGAGGAGACGTCTTCGAAGGTCAGGTTGCCGCGATTGCGGAACGCGGCATTGGGACTGTCAAAGCGGCGGAACATCCGTCGCAGCTCCAGCAGTTCACGCGGGGTCATCCGTCGCTGGCTGCGGAGCTGTTCCGATCGTTCCGCAGCGTCGGCGTCCATCATCTCCAGCTCGTGGCCGTTGGAGATCAGCAGGTCCTCGTAACCATCCAGGTCCACATCCAAGAACACCGGGGTCCACGACCACTCGCTGGCGGCCAGCCCCGCGAGTCGGGCCAGTTCGGCAAACGTGCCATCCCCGCGGCCGAGATACAGGGCATTGGCGGAGAACTGGAGCACGTCGCGGTACGACACCGGCTCGGTCGGGGTCGTCGGCAGTCCGTCGGTCTGGACATGGCGCTCGCGGCGGTCGCGACTCAGCATGTCGAGGACGAACAGATCATCCACCCCGTCCCGGTTGATGTCGGCGGCGTCCGCCCCCATCGCGAAGGCGGCCAGGTGCCGGAGCACCTCGGGTCCTGCCGCGCGGAACCGCAGGGGGCCGCCCCGGACCGTCTCGTTGATCCAGAAGCGGTCGGGAGATTCGAAATCATTGGCGACGAACAGATCCGGACGCCCATCGCCGTTGAGATCGCGGAACAGCACGCTCAAGCCCCAGTCGTGAGGCACCGAGGCCAGCGTCACGCCGTTGGCGTCGAGAAAACTGCCTGAAGTCCACGAGACCGGTGTGAATCCGCCTTTGCCGTCATTCAGGTACAACACGTCGGGTTCCCCGTTCTCCTTCACGCCGGAGGGTGTGACGTAGAAGCGGCCGACGAGGTCGGGTTCGGATGTGGGCCGGCCGTTGTACGCCACCACCCGGGGACGGCCATCCTCGGTCCGCACGGTGAACTTGCCGGCGGGGTCGTCCCGGATGCTGTGCACGCGGTAATTCGCGACATAGAGGTCCAGATCCCCGTCGCCATCGGCATCCGCCAAAGCGAGGCTCATGCCGGCTCGTCCCGGGTTGAGCACCGGACCCGCCGCAAAGCGACCCCGACCCGTGTTCCACCACACCCGCGTGCCCTGGCCGACCGTGTTGACGACGAGGTCCAGGTCGCCGTCGCCATCAAGGTCCGCAAACACCGCGCCGGTGGCATCCCCATCCATTCCCCCCGCCGGAAAGGCCGATTCCGTGACGTTGACAAAGGTCCAGTCCCCGCCGTTTCGAAACAGCGCGCTTCGTCCTTCCGGAGCGGCGAGAAAGATCTCGGGCAGACCATCACCGTCGAGGTCCCCAAGAGCCACCCCGGAGCCGTTGAGGTAGATCTGGTTGGTGAGGTAACGTTCCGCCGGGACGCGGTTGGTGAACTGGATGCCGGCCGTCGCCGCCGGGATGCTGGTGAACCCGGGCTGGTGATCGCCGGGCGGCACCCGGAGCGGATGAATCTGCGTGACCGACGGGGCCGCTCCCGCCGCCACGGCGAGCGTGGCGATGGCGGCAGCTGCGGTCAGGATTCTCCACAGGGGACGCACCAAGTGACGATGCGGACGCCGCGGTCCGCCGTCGAGTCCTCCAAACCTTCAGGGAGGAGGGATCCCTCGAATGCCCGGACCCGTTTGCGCCGAAACCTGAAGGTTTCATCGCGTGAGGATGGGCCCCCGGCGAC of Verrucomicrobiia bacterium contains these proteins:
- a CDS encoding VCBS repeat-containing protein, with protein sequence MRPLWRILTAAAAIATLAVAAGAAPSVTQIHPLRVPPGDHQPGFTSIPAATAGIQFTNRVPAERYLTNQIYLNGSGVALGDLDGDGLPEIFLAAPEGRSALFRNGGDWTFVNVTESAFPAGGMDGDATGAVFADLDGDGDLDLVVNTVGQGTRVWWNTGRGRFAAGPVLNPGRAGMSLALADADGDGDLDLYVANYRVHSIRDDPAGKFTVRTEDGRPRVVAYNGRPTSEPDLVGRFYVTPSGVKENGEPDVLYLNDGKGGFTPVSWTSGSFLDANGVTLASVPHDWGLSVLFRDLNGDGRPDLFVANDFESPDRFWINETVRGGPLRFRAAGPEVLRHLAAFAMGADAADINRDGVDDLFVLDMLSRDRRERHVQTDGLPTTPTEPVSYRDVLQFSANALYLGRGDGTFAELARLAGLAASEWSWTPVFLDVDLDGYEDLLISNGHELEMMDADAAERSEQLRSQRRMTPRELLELRRMFRRFDSPNAAFRNRGNLTFEDVSSRWGFDARNVTHGMALADLDGDGDLDVVQNNLNAPPALLRNEATAPRLAVRARAAGGNTAGIGTRIRVEGGPVAEQSQVLMSGGRYLSGDEAVRVFAAGMASRLTVEVTWPSGRRTRLANVPANSRVEVVEGPDATEVPAPEPAGPPRFRDASRQLHHESVVTPFNDFERQPLLPWSLAHPGPGATWADLDGDGRDDLLLGTGAGGAPAGFHNTSTGFVPMTNAVLTRPVGRDLTTLLVSGRMVVAGSSNYRDGRTNGGALRAMDLDRNASGESVLGPDFAVGPLAQADVDGDGVPDLFIGGRAVAGRYPEPAPSLLLRMDGGRLTVVQRFERLGLINSAVFSDLDADGDPDLVMAAEWGPLRVFRNENGRLDPWNPEVTGAGLPPEIRRLEDLTGWWTSVASGDLDGDGRMDLVAGNRGWNWFPVPKAPADDFGWTRDNVRRVTFGDFDGNGLVELIESCRIGDRQFPLRRADTLFAVMPQLRDAFPTRGAFGAADLDQVLAAIKAPLPPEFLEARWFATTVLLNRGDQFEVVPLPREAQWSPVTGVALLDADGDGHLDVVLAQNFYPGRPDEGRQDAGRGLLLLGDGRGRLRPVPASESGLDAWGDARAVAVADYDLDGRPDVVITQNAGATRLYRNESGRPGIRVQLKGGPANPTAIGAAMRLLTAGAPGPVQEVQAGSGWQSVDSPARVLTASAPPTAIEVRWPGGRVTRSPVPSGATRVRISPDGSLEAAP